The following proteins are co-located in the Pedobacter frigiditerrae genome:
- a CDS encoding DUF2851 family protein produces MNFPEEFLHFIWQFRLYGAQTLRTTSGETIEVLQQGTLNKDAGPDFSKAKLIIGDTTWVGNVEIHIKSSDWLLHNHQVDSAYENVILHVVYEDDAPIYRKDGTILPVLILKGLFPLHLLDNYEQLITSTNSFPCEKQIHTVDEFLINGFLSRVLVERLEQKSTEVYDKLRELKGDWDETFYHFMARNFGFKVNAIPMEMLAQSLPQQLFAKHKDSPLQIEALIFGQAGFLNQSFEDDYPNQLKREYLFLQKKYSLKPIDISLWKFMRMRPQNFPTLRLAQFAALIVNSNHLFSKILVMRDYRNSQILFENLPVSPFWETHYHFNKEAENVGLQIGKSSIQNILINTLSLFLFAYGKALDQHNYVTRSFYLLENIQSENNAIIKQYEAAGVLVKNAFNSQAFLQLKKKYCNEKKCLTCGIGIKILKQ; encoded by the coding sequence ATGAATTTTCCTGAAGAATTTCTCCATTTCATTTGGCAATTTAGGTTGTATGGCGCTCAAACCTTGCGAACTACTTCGGGAGAAACTATAGAGGTTTTACAACAAGGAACACTAAATAAAGATGCTGGTCCAGATTTCAGCAAAGCAAAATTAATTATTGGCGATACCACTTGGGTTGGCAATGTCGAAATTCACATCAAATCATCAGATTGGCTTTTACACAACCATCAGGTAGATAGTGCTTATGAAAATGTAATCCTTCATGTTGTTTACGAAGATGATGCACCAATTTACAGGAAAGACGGAACAATACTTCCAGTGCTTATTTTAAAAGGACTTTTCCCTTTACATTTATTAGATAACTATGAGCAATTAATTACCTCAACAAATAGTTTCCCTTGTGAAAAGCAAATCCACACAGTGGATGAATTTTTAATCAATGGATTTTTGTCTAGGGTTTTAGTAGAACGATTAGAGCAAAAATCTACTGAAGTGTATGATAAATTAAGAGAACTAAAAGGGGATTGGGACGAAACATTTTATCATTTTATGGCGAGGAACTTTGGCTTTAAGGTAAATGCCATCCCGATGGAAATGTTGGCTCAATCTTTACCTCAACAATTGTTTGCCAAGCATAAAGACAGCCCTTTGCAAATAGAGGCGTTGATATTCGGTCAGGCAGGTTTTTTGAACCAAAGTTTTGAAGATGACTATCCAAATCAGCTGAAGAGAGAATATTTGTTTCTTCAAAAGAAATACAGCTTAAAACCAATAGATATTTCCCTTTGGAAGTTTATGCGAATGCGGCCTCAGAATTTCCCAACGTTAAGACTAGCTCAGTTTGCAGCCTTAATTGTAAATTCTAATCATTTATTCTCTAAAATTTTAGTGATGAGAGATTATCGAAATTCTCAAATTTTATTCGAAAATTTACCTGTCAGCCCATTTTGGGAAACTCATTATCATTTTAATAAAGAAGCTGAAAATGTAGGTTTACAAATAGGCAAATCTTCTATTCAAAATATACTGATAAATACATTAAGCTTATTTTTATTCGCCTATGGCAAAGCATTAGACCAGCATAATTATGTAACTCGAAGTTTTTATTTATTAGAGAATATCCAAAGTGAAAACAACGCAATTATAAAACAATATGAGGCTGCAGGCGTTTTGGTTAAAAATGCCTTTAACTCACAGGCATTTTTGCAATTAAAAAAGAAGTATTGCAATGAAAAAAAATGCTTAACTTGTGGTATCGGAATAAAGATATTAAAACAATAA
- a CDS encoding PspC domain-containing protein, translating into MFQRIVTFFEQQSFGVSTYLANKFNMSISKVRLFFIYSSFLAVGFPILFYLLAAVVLDIRTYMKKVRLRVWDI; encoded by the coding sequence ATGTTTCAACGTATTGTTACCTTTTTCGAACAACAGAGCTTTGGGGTTTCTACCTATTTAGCTAACAAGTTTAACATGAGTATAAGTAAAGTACGTTTGTTCTTTATCTACTCTTCTTTTTTGGCTGTTGGTTTTCCAATTCTATTTTATCTTTTGGCCGCTGTGGTATTAGATATTAGAACTTACATGAAAAAAGTAAGGTTAAGGGTTTGGGACATTTAG
- a CDS encoding ankyrin repeat domain-containing protein — protein MDIAHLESLIENDQLDEIIALLSEKPQLANQTTSHHISPVLLACYYKKQEIAKTIAEFVPELSLFDACAVGKFDDVTLLIFKDPSKINSFSIDGFTPLGLACYFAHEDIARFLVLKGAEVNVASKNGYNVFPIHSAVASNNFNITKMLLDAGAYPNVCQKSGVAPLHSAAQLGNIELIILLLEHGAEVTLRMEGGKLPADLAAEKGFIEIAEILMPED, from the coding sequence ATGGATATTGCGCATCTCGAATCACTTATAGAAAATGACCAGTTAGATGAAATTATTGCGTTACTTTCAGAAAAACCTCAATTAGCTAATCAAACTACTTCGCACCATATTTCTCCAGTATTATTGGCTTGTTACTACAAAAAACAAGAAATAGCTAAAACTATTGCAGAATTTGTTCCGGAGTTAAGTTTATTTGATGCTTGTGCAGTAGGTAAATTTGATGATGTAACGCTTTTAATATTTAAGGACCCTTCTAAAATCAATTCATTCTCCATAGATGGATTTACGCCACTTGGTTTAGCTTGTTATTTTGCCCACGAAGATATTGCTCGTTTTTTAGTTCTAAAAGGTGCTGAAGTAAATGTGGCAAGTAAAAATGGATACAATGTTTTCCCAATCCATTCTGCCGTTGCATCTAACAATTTTAACATTACCAAAATGTTGTTAGATGCTGGCGCATACCCTAATGTTTGTCAGAAATCTGGAGTTGCACCTTTACATTCTGCTGCTCAATTAGGTAATATTGAATTGATTATTTTATTGTTGGAACACGGTGCTGAGGTAACGTTGAGAATGGAAGGCGGGAAATTACCAGCTGATTTAGCCGCAGAAAAAGGTTTTATCGAAATTGCAGAGATTTTAATGCCTGAAGATTAG
- a CDS encoding DNA translocase FtsK: MSVKGNSFKSNSFKQDTEPAKAGQRQTATKAPRAKVDIMPSFDLQNGRLVKIIGLFFIIISIYFLVAFTSYLFTWQEDQSYVIDSNGGWSNLFKTGDELRNVADGPGIQNWLGKIGALLSHQFIYEWFGVASFIFIFVFFVIGYRLLFKVKIFAVEKVLGYSFFFLLFLSLTFGFGHSFFAETPHFLEGEIGFWSNKLLVAQIGQAGVGGLIVFLGLTILIIAYNIDFKIPERKKEVYLDNEVDDYVNDIRDAEARNREVEEPSGPVEFSINDRFKNEPKKEQNIVLTPSRFENKEETVDDIIAAPLATNVMLTPTVSAAAAAMPLEVAPEPAFTVQKSEDEAKAEGLVEQFGNYDEKLDLSGYQYPNLDLLENYGSNKISVNAEELEANKNKIVETLNHYNIEIDKIKATIGPTVTLYEIIPAPGVRISKIKNLEDDIALSLAALGIRIIAPMPGKGTIGIEVPNQHPEMVSMRSILNTEKWATNTMDLPIALGKTISNEVFIADLAKMPHLLVAGATGQGKSVGINAILVSLLFKKHPAQLKFVLVDPKKVELTLFNRIERHFLAKLPGEADAIITDTKKVVNTLNSLCIEMDQRYDLLKDAQVRNLKEYNDKFIKRKLSPNNGHRFLPFIVLVVDEFADLMMTAGKEVEAPIARLAQLARAIGIHLVLATQRPSVNIITGTIKANFPARLAFRVLSKIDSRTILDSGGADQLIGRGDMLLSTGSDLIRLQCAFVDTPEVDRISEFIGNQRGYPDAYQLPEYIDETAEQNKADFDPDDRDPLFEEAAQLIVTHQQGSTSLIQRKMKLGYNRAGRIIDQLEAAGVVGPFEGSKAREVLLPDQYALEQFLNNLNNKQ; encoded by the coding sequence ATGTCTGTAAAGGGGAATTCATTCAAGTCAAATTCATTTAAGCAAGATACTGAACCTGCAAAAGCTGGTCAGAGGCAGACAGCCACAAAAGCACCCCGAGCCAAGGTAGATATCATGCCGTCTTTCGATTTGCAAAATGGCAGGCTTGTTAAAATTATCGGACTATTTTTTATCATTATATCCATCTATTTTTTAGTTGCATTTACTTCTTATTTGTTTACTTGGCAAGAAGACCAGAGCTATGTAATCGACTCAAATGGAGGTTGGAGCAATCTTTTTAAGACTGGGGATGAGCTAAGAAATGTTGCAGATGGACCAGGAATACAGAACTGGTTAGGTAAAATTGGTGCACTGTTATCGCATCAATTTATTTATGAATGGTTTGGGGTTGCCTCATTCATTTTCATTTTTGTGTTTTTTGTAATTGGTTATCGCTTGCTTTTCAAAGTGAAAATTTTCGCAGTAGAAAAGGTTTTGGGATATAGCTTTTTCTTCTTGTTATTTTTATCGTTAACGTTTGGTTTCGGGCACTCGTTTTTTGCTGAAACACCACATTTTTTAGAGGGAGAGATTGGGTTTTGGAGTAACAAATTATTAGTTGCGCAAATTGGACAAGCTGGGGTTGGCGGCTTAATTGTGTTTTTAGGTTTAACCATTTTAATTATCGCTTATAATATCGATTTCAAAATTCCTGAAAGAAAAAAGGAGGTGTATTTAGATAACGAAGTTGATGATTATGTAAATGACATTAGAGACGCTGAGGCTAGAAATAGAGAGGTTGAAGAACCTTCAGGTCCAGTTGAATTTAGTATAAACGATAGATTTAAGAACGAGCCTAAAAAAGAACAAAACATTGTGTTAACACCAAGTCGTTTTGAAAATAAAGAAGAAACAGTAGATGATATTATTGCTGCTCCTTTAGCTACAAACGTAATGTTAACCCCAACGGTTAGTGCAGCTGCTGCCGCTATGCCATTAGAAGTTGCACCAGAACCAGCTTTTACGGTACAGAAAAGTGAAGATGAAGCAAAGGCTGAAGGATTAGTTGAGCAGTTTGGAAATTATGATGAGAAGTTGGATTTATCTGGCTATCAATATCCTAATTTAGATTTATTAGAGAATTATGGTTCTAACAAAATCTCTGTAAATGCAGAGGAGTTAGAGGCAAACAAAAATAAGATTGTAGAAACTTTAAATCATTACAATATTGAGATTGATAAGATTAAAGCGACAATCGGCCCTACGGTAACTTTGTATGAGATTATTCCAGCTCCTGGTGTTCGTATCTCTAAAATCAAAAACTTAGAAGATGATATTGCGTTAAGCTTAGCGGCTTTGGGTATTCGTATCATTGCGCCAATGCCTGGTAAGGGAACCATTGGTATCGAGGTTCCAAATCAGCATCCAGAAATGGTATCGATGCGTAGCATTTTAAATACTGAAAAATGGGCAACAAATACGATGGATTTGCCAATTGCTTTGGGTAAAACCATCAGTAACGAAGTATTTATTGCGGATTTAGCTAAAATGCCTCACTTATTGGTAGCGGGAGCAACTGGACAAGGTAAGTCGGTTGGTATTAATGCTATTTTGGTTTCCTTGTTATTTAAAAAACATCCAGCGCAGCTGAAATTTGTTTTGGTTGACCCGAAAAAAGTAGAGTTAACTTTATTTAATAGAATTGAACGCCACTTTTTAGCAAAACTCCCAGGTGAAGCTGATGCAATTATTACGGATACTAAAAAAGTAGTAAATACTTTGAATTCATTGTGTATTGAAATGGATCAACGTTATGATTTATTGAAAGATGCACAAGTAAGAAATTTAAAGGAGTACAATGATAAATTCATCAAGCGTAAGTTAAGTCCGAATAATGGACACCGTTTTTTACCTTTCATTGTTTTAGTTGTGGATGAGTTTGCCGACTTAATGATGACGGCTGGTAAAGAAGTAGAAGCACCGATTGCTCGTTTAGCGCAACTAGCTCGTGCCATTGGTATTCACTTGGTATTAGCAACACAAAGACCTTCGGTAAATATCATTACAGGAACAATTAAAGCGAATTTCCCTGCAAGGTTGGCATTTAGGGTTTTATCAAAGATCGATTCACGTACAATTTTAGATAGTGGTGGTGCAGACCAGTTAATTGGTAGGGGAGATATGCTATTATCTACTGGAAGCGACTTAATAAGGCTACAGTGTGCTTTCGTTGATACACCAGAAGTAGACCGTATCTCTGAATTTATTGGTAACCAAAGAGGATATCCTGATGCCTATCAATTGCCAGAATATATTGACGAAACGGCAGAACAAAACAAAGCAGATTTCGACCCAGATGATAGGGATCCATTATTTGAAGAGGCTGCACAGCTGATAGTTACACATCAACAAGGTTCTACATCCTTAATTCAACGTAAAATGAAATTAGGTTACAATAGGGCCGGTAGAATTATAGATCAATTAGAAGCAGCAGGTGTGGTTGGTCCGTTTGAAGGAAGTAAGGCAAGAGAAGTTTTATTGCCAGACCAATATGCTTTGGAACAGTTCTTGAATAACTTAAATAACAAACAATAG
- a CDS encoding LolA family protein — MKKIILALIVVSSLGFTANAQTDAKAKAILAEVSKKYRTYDVVKTDFTFTLNNAQAKVKETQQGTLYVKANANKYKVAMTNQDLISDGKVQWTYLKNDKEVQISNVDNSSDAINPAKIFTIYEKGFKYLFTGESKVGAKTYQMIDLSPTDAKKTIFKVRLSIDKATKQIANVVIFEKNGNTYTYNVKTFTPNAKVPETTFAFDAKKYPGVEVVDLR, encoded by the coding sequence ATGAAAAAAATAATATTAGCATTAATCGTAGTTAGCTCATTAGGTTTTACTGCAAATGCACAAACAGATGCGAAAGCAAAAGCGATTTTAGCCGAGGTAAGTAAAAAATATCGTACTTATGATGTTGTAAAAACTGATTTTACATTTACATTGAACAACGCTCAAGCTAAAGTAAAAGAAACACAACAAGGAACTTTATATGTTAAAGCAAATGCAAATAAGTATAAAGTGGCTATGACTAACCAAGATTTGATTAGTGATGGTAAAGTACAGTGGACTTATTTAAAAAACGATAAAGAAGTTCAAATTTCTAATGTTGATAATAGCAGTGATGCAATTAACCCAGCCAAGATTTTTACTATTTATGAAAAAGGATTTAAGTATTTGTTTACTGGAGAAAGTAAAGTAGGTGCAAAAACTTATCAAATGATAGATTTATCGCCAACTGATGCCAAAAAGACTATATTCAAAGTACGCTTAAGTATTGATAAAGCTACTAAGCAGATTGCTAATGTGGTTATCTTCGAGAAAAACGGAAATACTTATACTTATAACGTTAAAACATTTACACCAAACGCAAAAGTTCCAGAAACAACTTTCGCTTTCGATGCTAAGAAATACCCAGGCGTAGAAGTGGTGGATTTAAGATAA
- a CDS encoding MBL fold metallo-hydrolase, with protein sequence MKITFLGTGTSQGIPVIGCGCAVCQSTDTRNNRLRVSVLIETDDKTIVIDSGPDFRYQMLRAKVNDLDAIIYTHEHKDHVAGLDDIRPYNYLLKKVIDIYATVRVQDALRREFSYIFEDTKYFGLPQIQLHTVDAQPFLIGKTTIVPFEVMHHKLPVLGYRFGDFTYITDAKTISDESLEKIKGSKILVINALQKESHISHFTLDEAIAFANKAGAAATYFTHMSHNLGLHADIEKELPSHIKLAFDGLSFDC encoded by the coding sequence TTGAAAATCACTTTTTTAGGTACAGGTACTTCGCAGGGCATTCCAGTAATTGGATGTGGCTGTGCCGTTTGCCAATCTACCGATACAAGAAATAATAGGTTAAGGGTTTCTGTATTGATAGAAACCGATGATAAAACAATAGTTATAGATAGTGGTCCAGATTTCAGGTATCAGATGCTTAGGGCAAAGGTTAATGACTTGGATGCGATTATTTACACTCACGAGCATAAAGACCATGTTGCAGGCTTAGATGACATTAGACCCTATAATTATTTGCTTAAAAAAGTAATAGATATTTATGCAACTGTAAGGGTACAGGATGCCTTAAGAAGAGAGTTTTCTTACATTTTCGAAGACACTAAATATTTTGGTTTGCCACAAATTCAATTACACACAGTGGATGCGCAGCCATTTTTGATAGGAAAAACTACAATTGTTCCTTTCGAAGTGATGCACCATAAACTACCAGTTTTAGGTTACAGATTTGGTGATTTTACTTATATCACTGATGCCAAAACAATCTCTGACGAATCATTAGAAAAAATAAAAGGAAGTAAAATCTTAGTCATCAATGCCTTGCAGAAGGAGAGCCATATTTCTCATTTTACGTTGGATGAAGCAATTGCCTTTGCGAATAAAGCAGGTGCAGCAGCAACTTATTTTACGCACATGAGCCATAATTTAGGTTTACACGCAGATATTGAAAAAGAATTGCCATCGCATATTAAATTGGCGTTTGATGGGTTGAGTTTTGATTGCTAA
- a CDS encoding DUF2200 domain-containing protein gives MNTSDIHNQRMANMTFSSVYPMYIAKVERKGRTIKELHQVITWLTGFDDEKLQELIDKKVTFETFFQKAKLNVNAPLITGLICGYRIEDIENPLTQQVRYLDKLVDELAKGRKMEKILRGS, from the coding sequence ATGAACACTTCCGACATACACAATCAGCGAATGGCAAATATGACCTTTTCATCTGTCTATCCAATGTACATTGCAAAAGTAGAACGGAAAGGCAGAACGATTAAAGAATTGCATCAGGTAATAACATGGCTAACGGGCTTTGATGATGAGAAACTACAAGAACTCATTGACAAAAAAGTAACTTTTGAAACCTTCTTTCAAAAGGCAAAGCTTAATGTAAATGCTCCTCTCATAACTGGTTTAATCTGTGGCTATCGCATAGAAGATATCGAAAATCCTTTAACACAACAGGTACGCTATCTAGACAAATTGGTAGATGAGCTGGCAAAAGGCAGAAAAATGGAAAAGATATTGAGGGGTTCTTAA
- a CDS encoding beta-galactosidase has protein sequence MNLRTLLIAFTLFFVNSLKAQQTQSFAIGTENFELNGKPYVIRCGEMHFARIPKAEWRSRLKMAKAMGLNTVCAYLFWNVHENQKDQFTWSGQADAKTFCKIAQEEGLYVILRPGPYSCAEWEFGGFPWWLLKDKTIKLRTQHPYFLERSKKYLMAVGKELAPLQINKGGNILMVQVENEYGSYGSDKAYMNIIKSNLQEAGFTVPLFHCDGPSQLKADHPDGLFAVVNFGSNPEANFKALRDLQPTGPLMCGEYYPGWFDSWGRPHHKGDTKRIVNELKYMLDQKASFSIYMVHGGTTFGTYAGANSPPYLPQTSSYDYDAPIDEAGNPTEKFYALRELFGKYLQEGEQLTPIPAKHKSQTLASVKFNSFSALNQNLPKATLSETPMLMEDLNQDFGCVMYKANISAGAKTMLTFDELHDYALVYLDNKLIGSLDRRKSKFSIELPARIKATQLSVLVEATGRVNYGGHMHDRKGIHGRVFLIDENKKTEIKNWKNYPIRLGDVTIPVKYQAFAKQKPEAGFYKGTFTVNTIENTYLNVSKWNKGLVWVNGHCLSRYWSIGPTQTMLVPKSWLKKGLNEVVVFDLYGSAKPELTFLDHPILDQVNEIRPQKHKSANQKWDATTLTPTAEGSFENTNKWQTITFKPSSGRYFALEALSEQRGQPFTTIAEINLYDAKGNEIPRTNWKVVFADSEEIGGDDGSAVNVFDLQFTSVWHTEWENRSPKPPHQIVIDLGKNYELGSVKVLPRQDNANGRIKDYKIYLSTTLFKGL, from the coding sequence ATGAATCTTAGAACGTTACTCATTGCTTTTACGCTATTTTTTGTAAACTCTTTAAAAGCTCAACAAACACAAAGTTTTGCCATTGGTACAGAAAATTTCGAATTAAATGGAAAACCTTACGTAATTCGTTGTGGCGAAATGCATTTTGCTCGTATCCCGAAAGCAGAATGGCGTAGCCGATTGAAAATGGCCAAGGCAATGGGCTTAAATACGGTTTGTGCCTATCTGTTTTGGAATGTGCATGAAAATCAAAAAGATCAATTTACTTGGTCTGGTCAGGCAGATGCCAAAACATTTTGCAAAATAGCACAAGAAGAAGGTCTGTACGTTATTTTAAGACCTGGTCCTTACTCTTGCGCCGAATGGGAGTTTGGTGGTTTTCCTTGGTGGTTATTAAAGGATAAAACGATCAAATTACGTACTCAACACCCTTACTTTTTAGAACGAAGTAAAAAATATTTAATGGCGGTTGGTAAAGAATTAGCTCCACTTCAAATTAATAAGGGAGGTAATATTTTAATGGTGCAGGTAGAGAATGAGTATGGAAGTTATGGAAGCGACAAAGCTTACATGAACATCATTAAATCTAATTTACAAGAGGCTGGCTTTACGGTTCCATTATTCCATTGCGATGGGCCCTCTCAATTAAAAGCTGATCACCCTGATGGTTTGTTTGCAGTTGTAAATTTTGGGAGTAATCCAGAAGCGAATTTTAAAGCACTTAGAGATTTGCAACCTACAGGGCCATTAATGTGTGGTGAATATTATCCAGGTTGGTTTGATAGCTGGGGCAGGCCGCACCATAAAGGCGATACCAAAAGAATTGTAAATGAATTAAAGTATATGCTCGACCAAAAAGCTTCATTTAGTATTTATATGGTGCATGGTGGTACGACATTTGGTACTTATGCAGGTGCAAATTCGCCGCCATATTTACCTCAAACGAGCAGTTATGATTATGATGCACCTATAGACGAGGCTGGTAATCCAACAGAAAAATTTTATGCTTTAAGAGAACTTTTTGGAAAATACTTACAAGAAGGGGAACAGCTTACCCCAATTCCTGCGAAACATAAATCCCAAACATTAGCCTCTGTAAAGTTTAATTCCTTTTCTGCATTAAATCAGAATTTACCCAAAGCTACCTTAAGTGAAACCCCAATGTTGATGGAAGATTTAAATCAAGATTTTGGTTGTGTGATGTATAAAGCTAACATCTCAGCAGGTGCTAAAACAATGTTAACTTTTGATGAGCTACATGATTATGCTTTGGTTTACCTAGATAACAAGTTAATTGGAAGTTTAGACAGAAGAAAAAGCAAATTCAGCATAGAATTACCTGCAAGAATTAAAGCCACACAACTTTCTGTTTTGGTTGAAGCAACAGGTCGTGTAAACTATGGTGGGCACATGCATGATAGAAAAGGTATCCATGGTCGTGTTTTCTTAATTGATGAAAATAAAAAAACAGAAATAAAAAATTGGAAGAACTATCCAATTCGATTAGGCGATGTAACTATTCCTGTTAAATACCAGGCGTTTGCTAAACAAAAGCCAGAAGCAGGTTTTTACAAAGGTACTTTTACTGTAAACACTATTGAAAATACTTATCTAAATGTAAGTAAATGGAATAAAGGTTTGGTTTGGGTTAACGGACATTGTTTAAGCCGTTACTGGAGCATTGGGCCAACACAAACTATGCTTGTTCCAAAAAGTTGGTTAAAGAAAGGATTAAATGAAGTTGTTGTGTTCGATTTATATGGCTCAGCAAAACCAGAATTAACATTCTTAGATCATCCGATATTAGATCAAGTAAATGAAATAAGACCACAAAAACATAAATCTGCAAATCAAAAATGGGATGCTACTACTTTAACGCCAACTGCAGAAGGCAGCTTTGAAAATACCAATAAATGGCAAACAATAACATTTAAACCAAGTTCTGGTAGATATTTTGCGCTAGAGGCCTTGTCTGAGCAAAGAGGACAGCCATTTACCACCATTGCCGAAATTAATTTATATGATGCCAAGGGTAATGAAATACCACGTACCAATTGGAAGGTTGTGTTTGCTGATAGTGAAGAAATAGGTGGAGACGATGGAAGCGCAGTAAATGTTTTCGATTTACAGTTTACGAGTGTTTGGCATACCGAATGGGAAAACAGGTCGCCAAAACCTCCACATCAAATTGTAATAGATTTAGGTAAGAATTACGAGTTAGGAAGCGTAAAAGTATTACCAAGGCAAGATAATGCAAATGGCAGAATTAAAGATTACAAGATTTACCTGTCTACAACCTTATTTAAAGGATTATAA
- a CDS encoding M60 family metallopeptidase, giving the protein MKQLLTIAFLAAGLTTFAQDATKDPATVLISPQKTLSKNDTVFRTAISKWSDETLKSTDYKNIKAQRSANVFPGAVKAGYQFVNKKVTIDHKKMADSLVSIVSTLGYSGHDNATMYSTGLYAMAGEYIEIDVPKNTNVQDLEVQIGAHSDRLNTWVAGKEDWRRMPIITKKQKLVIGKNKLASPFGGLIYINIKPKGDSRTVDFNISHAIAAPLFVLGKSSKTDWENQLKNNKAPWGEMATENVILTLPDSVLQTIKNPEEVLKLWDLVVLGELDLANMPAPFYRPQRMVPDEHIGGGYMHSGYPIMIHHSPTRKMLSNEIMANPELLMKPSKGGANWGFFHEIGHNMQNLNWVFGGTTEVSNNFFSIYMFDRLMGGRDDSHSGVSSENTQKMMKKYFKEGPGYEKWKNDPFLGLIMFRQMQEGFGWESFKSFFKEYQKIGPSIGRMNDQKKRDLWVKTYSNVVKRNLAPFWEIWGIPISDDVEKELEKYPQWKPFNFPPQN; this is encoded by the coding sequence ATGAAACAATTATTAACCATTGCATTTTTAGCAGCAGGGCTAACCACCTTTGCGCAAGATGCAACAAAAGATCCTGCAACAGTTTTAATTTCTCCACAGAAAACTTTGTCTAAAAATGATACAGTTTTTAGAACGGCAATTTCAAAATGGAGTGATGAGACCTTAAAAAGTACAGATTACAAAAATATCAAAGCCCAGCGATCAGCAAATGTTTTTCCTGGTGCTGTAAAAGCTGGGTATCAATTTGTAAATAAAAAAGTAACCATCGATCACAAAAAAATGGCTGATAGTTTGGTTTCAATAGTTTCTACATTGGGTTACTCTGGACATGATAATGCAACTATGTACAGTACTGGCCTATATGCCATGGCTGGAGAGTACATAGAAATTGATGTGCCAAAAAACACGAATGTACAAGATTTAGAAGTTCAAATAGGTGCACATAGTGATCGTTTAAACACTTGGGTTGCAGGTAAAGAAGACTGGCGTAGAATGCCCATCATCACTAAAAAACAAAAATTAGTGATTGGTAAGAATAAACTGGCCTCTCCATTTGGTGGCTTAATTTATATCAATATTAAGCCAAAAGGCGATAGCAGAACGGTTGATTTTAATATCAGCCATGCAATTGCTGCACCACTTTTTGTGTTGGGTAAATCATCAAAAACTGATTGGGAAAATCAATTGAAAAACAATAAAGCCCCTTGGGGTGAAATGGCAACTGAAAATGTAATTTTAACCTTGCCAGATAGCGTTTTGCAAACTATTAAAAATCCTGAAGAAGTTTTAAAATTATGGGATTTAGTAGTGCTTGGCGAATTAGATTTAGCAAATATGCCAGCGCCATTTTACAGGCCACAACGCATGGTGCCTGATGAACATATTGGGGGTGGGTATATGCACAGTGGTTATCCAATCATGATACATCATTCACCCACCAGAAAAATGCTGTCTAATGAAATCATGGCTAATCCAGAATTGTTAATGAAACCGAGTAAAGGTGGAGCAAATTGGGGATTCTTTCACGAAATTGGGCATAACATGCAAAACCTAAACTGGGTTTTTGGAGGTACAACAGAGGTAAGTAATAACTTCTTTTCTATTTATATGTTTGATAGATTGATGGGGGGAAGAGATGATTCTCATAGTGGTGTATCAAGCGAAAATACCCAGAAAATGATGAAAAAGTATTTTAAGGAAGGTCCTGGTTATGAAAAATGGAAAAATGATCCTTTCCTTGGATTAATCATGTTTCGTCAGATGCAAGAAGGATTTGGATGGGAAAGCTTTAAGTCTTTCTTTAAGGAATATCAAAAAATAGGGCCGAGTATAGGTAGGATGAACGATCAGAAAAAGCGTGATTTATGGGTTAAAACCTACTCGAATGTTGTAAAAAGAAATTTGGCGCCTTTTTGGGAAATATGGGGAATTCCAATTAGTGATGATGTAGAAAAAGAGTTGGAGAAATATCCGCAATGGAAACCATTTAATTTTCCTCCTCAGAATTAG